CAGCGGACTCGGAAAACATGTATTGTGAGTTTCTGAGAGTGGGATGTGGAGTAGGGGTAGAGGCCACAAGTAACAGTAACAGCAGCACTTTTTCTGATAGGTTTGAACATCCTTAACTGCTGGTTTTTTCTCTCTACAGCGTGGGAATAAAGTTGCTGGGAATCCCTGCCCCATCTGTCGAGATCACAAGTTGCATGTTGACTTTAGGGTAAGGagagtcttttctttttatggtaagaaaaataaagattaggaGCCCCTTTGCAGTGCCAAAGAGATTACTGTAGGTGTCCCACACTTCGTATATCCTGGAGGCCCTACAGTTTATTTTGTAGTAACTGTTTCTGGCATTATAAAAACATTCCTCTTTTCAGTCTTTTACCTTCTACTATGGATTGTACTGCAAGTTTTATCCTATGCCTGTGAAATTTACAGTCTAAACTGGCAGATAAGAGAAATGGctatttcttttgagactgagtctcactctgttgccaaggctggagtgcactggcgcgatctcagctcactgcaacttctgccttccgggttcaagcgattctcccacctcagcctcccaagtagctgtaactacaggcatgtgccaccatgcccggctactttttgtatttttagtagaaacagggtttcaccatattggccaggctggtctcaaactcctgacctcatgacccgcccgcctcggccctttaaaatgctgggattactggtgtgagccaccatgcccagccagcgaAATGGCTATTTCTAGTGGGAGAGCAATATCCAAAGATTTGTTTGTATTCTTTACAGTTATTACCAAGTATATTGGCCCACTTTCTTCCTGAGgttttttatatttccttgtCAATGTTCAGTGGCATGCTGGGACGTGAGGCCGGAGGGCAAGATAGAGTCTAGTATTTTTCAGAAAGCCTTCAATATGTGAGAAGGACAAGATTTGCTCCTTGAAAGAATTTGGAAacatattggctgggcgcggtggcccatgcctgtaatcctagcactttgggaggccgaggagagtggttcacctgaggtcaagagttcgagaccagcctggccaacatggcaaaaccctgcctctactaagaatacaaaaattagccaggcatactggCAGGCGcgtatcatcccagctactcgggaggctgaggcaggagaattgcttgaacccgggaggtggaggttgcagtgagctgagattgcaccactgcactccagcctgggcaaaagagcggaactcctcaaaaaaaaaaaaaaaaacaagaatttgaAAACATTACATTAATAAAATAGGTAATAGGAAAGTGTTCTTCTGAGTTTGCAGCAAAAGTATTAGAGCAGAAGCTGTATGGCTTGTCATCAGGGAAGTAGTAGAGCATTTGGATAACAGTCAGAAAATGGGGGTATTTGACTGCAATAAGAACCCTTCTGACACAGGTTATTCAGGAGTCCTATAGATAATTCCCCAGTTTTGACTGCATATGATTGGTTATAAAAAgattatggccaggtgcggtggcttatgcttgtaatcccttgagaggccaaggtgggtggatcacttgaggtcaggagttcgagaccagcctggccaacatggtgaaaccccatctctactaaaaatacaaaaaaaattagccggacgtggtggcgggtgcctgtagtaccagcttcttgggaggctgaggcaggagaatcactagaacctgggagatggtggttgcagtgaaccaagattgtgccattgcactctagcctgagcaacagagcaagactccatctcaaaaacaaaacagagattaTAGTTAATTATATAACTGAGAGAGAAATGTTACAAATTTAGTAGCATGGGTGATTCTGCTTGCATTCTACTCTACAGTGTATCTGCTTTTTTCTCAAGAGTCTCATTTCCTACAGTTAATTTGCTGAGTGAGGGTTGTTCTATGTAAACTGTAAAATTATTCTtactatataaattatattcagtATGCTATTAAATACATTAGTTGTTTATACATACACATTACAATATCTTTTTTTGGGTGATTTCTGGGATTTCCAATGACCAGTCCCAGTTTTTCACCTAAAGGCTGACTTTAGAACTTAACttctgcaggctgggcatggtggctcacgcctgtaatcccagcactttgggaggccaaggtgggtgtatcaccaggtcaggagttcaaggccagcttggccaagatggtgaaaccttgtctctactaaaaatacaaaataattagccaggtgtggtggcgggtgcctgtaaccccagctactcgggaggagtagcagagaattgcttgaacccgagaggcggaggttgtagtgagctgagatcgcgccactgcactccagccggggcgacacagggagactctgtctcaaagaaaaaaaaaaaaaaacttaacctGTGCTTAAGAGATTTCTGTGGGAGCACAGTGACAGAATATGGGATGTGCAAGGATGGATTCAGTGAATTGATGAAGCCCACCTGGGACATGAAGGAAGATAGCATCTGGGGAGCTGTGGAGGGGTGAGAGGATAGCATCTGGGGAGCTGTGGAGGGGTGAGAGGATAGCATCTGGAGAGCTGTGGAGGGGTGAAGGTGGTCCATGTGGGTATATAGGGATTGTGTACTTGCAGTGTCCAAAGATCTTGctgctctcccttcctctttcctcacGTTTCTCTACCACTTTCCCCTACAGAACGTGAAGCTCTTGGAACAGTTTGTCTGCGCCCACACGGGTATCATCTTCCATTCTCTATACACAGGTTAGCCCATCATCCCTGCACCACCAGAGAGCTTTTCCTTGTGGCAtgttttgtttatgtggttgtTCAATAGTTATTCGTTCAGTGGCTCCTACTTATAGCTTAAAAGGTCTGGCTGAACCTTTTGGAAATCTTGGCTTACTGGGGGCTAAAGCAATTAAATGTGGACAAAAGAAAAGGACAAgtacagccgggcgtggtggctcacgcctgtaattgcagctctttgggaggccgaggcggccggatcaccgaggtcgggagttcgagaccagcctgaccaacgtagagaaaccctgtctctactaaaaatacaaaattagctgggcgtggtggtgcatgcatgtaatcccagctactcggaaggctgaggcaggagaatcgctcgaacccaggaggcagaggttgcagtgagctgacattacgccattgtactccagcctgggcatcaagagtgaaactccatctcaaaaaaaaaaaaaaaggaaaaagaaaaaagcaagtgcTTCTGTAAGCAAACTATCTACTATCTAAATGTAGTTTTTAATTGATGAACGGTGATTAATTCCTTTCTATAGAGTCTTTTCACTTTTACAAAAGATTTCTCCCAAATTATCACATAAGTTATTTTATATCATTGTCAATTGAATTAGATTTTCCAAACTTGGAGTTGTAAATTTAACAATTCAGGATTATATCTATTCCCTAACTGCAGTCACAGGGCAAATCTGGCCCACTGCCATGTCCATTTGTTTTCATATTGTCTACAATTGCTTccatgctacaatggcagagttgagtagctgagACAGAGACCACAGGACCTGcagagtttaaaatatttagtatatgACTCTAGACAGAAAAATTTTGCTAACCCTGCTCTGAAGCAAGACAAATTTGcagagaattttttgtttttgtttttgagacgaagtttcacttttgttacccaggctggagtgcaatggcaggatcttgcctcaccgcaacctctgtctcccgagttcaagtgattctcctgcctcagccccctgagtagctggaattacaggtgcataccaccatgcttggtgaattttgtatttttagtagagatggggtttctccatgttggtcaggctggtctcgaactcccgacctcaggtgatccagccacctcggcctcccaaagtgttggtattacaggcgtgagccaccgtgccctgtggagactaatatatatatatatttttttgcaacGAAATCtcatttactttgtcacccaaggctggagagcagtggcgtgatctcggctcactgcagcctccacctcctgggttcaagcaattcccctgcctcagtctcccatgtagctgggattacaggcacgtgccattgtgcctggctaattttttttgtatttttagtagagacagggtttcaccattttggccactctggtcttgaacttctgactcaagtgatcttcctgcctaagcctcccaaaatgctgggactataggcatgagccactgtgcccagccttgcagAGAATAAATCTGAATTCACCATTATTGGGGGTGGCAGTACAATCAGTGTTCAGTTTGTCAAGAGTTTCTTATAGTCAAGCTGTAAAGGCTGAAGGGACTGTTATTGTTACTCTCTCAGATTGCCTTCCCCAACTCTGAaatctcttctctctttattGAATCTTTCTCTGTGGATTGTTCAAGTCAACCCTCTAATTAACCACACTTGCCCATTAAATTGTGTTCTGCTCCCTGTCTTGGAGGCTTTACCATTAAATAGCTTCTCTATAGTGGCTAGACCCTCCTAAATCTTTGTCCCAGCTCTCCAAGAGATGGGGGAGATTCTTTCCATTCATTgggcagatggggaaactgaggtccttGGAAACGTCAGGGGAAAGGGGTCATTAGGTAAAGCCAGTCCTTCCCAATCTACTCCTCTGTCACCATATGAAAGCAGTTGTGTTCTATTATTTACTGTGCCTTAAAGAACAAGTTATTTTTCTCCCCACAGGAGTCTGTGTGAAGCAGCACAAGAGGTTGACCCAGGCCATCCAGAAAGCCAGGGATCATGGTGAGCATGAGACGGGGCACACGGCAGTTTTGTTTAGGTATAAGGAAGGTGACTTAGGGCTAGATTATGGATATAAATGCTCACACCTGTTCAAGGTGGTAGCAACCAGCATGTTCTTCCTGAGTCTCTTCTGACATTCCATTGTCCCCTGTCCCTTCTCCTGGGTGTCTTACTTTATCATTACCCTGTCTCCTTGGTCTTTGTCTTTCCATCCCTTTCCCTCCTGTTTTACAACTGCTGGTCTCAATGCCATAGCAAGATCATAGGAAGATCTTTATATAAATGTCTGGCCCTGGACTAGATGGCACTGCTGCATAAATTAGTAAAAGGTATAGATGCAGCTTCATAGTCCTTGTTCAGGGCTGCATAGCTTTGTAAGCAAGAGCCCCAGCAGTATGTCAGCCCACACTTGCCTTCTGGGCCAGTCTCACCTGTTTGCAGTATACAACAGACATAAATGTACCCAGTGGCTCTGACTGGTCCCTCCCTTTATAATCCTTTTTCTTACTTCATCTAAACCACCCTCCTCATTCCCtcttaaatttctcttcttttttaatccCTTAGGTCTCCTCATTTACCACATCCCCCAGGTTGAACCACGGGACCTTGATTTCAGTACCTCTCATGGGGCTGTGAGTGCTACTCCGCCAGCCCCcaccctgatctcaggtgacccctGGTACCCATGGTACAACTGGAAACAGCCACCAGAGAGAGAACTGTCACGCCTTCGCCGGCTTTACCAGGGTCATCTCCGAGAAGAGAGTGTCCCCCCACCTGAGTCAATGCCCAAGATGCCCCCTACAGCACCAGCGGAAGCCTCCTTCACTGGGCAGACAGACCCTCAGAGTACTCTGTAGGAGCCGTAGACTGGgaagagaggccaggcatggtggcttacaaaaaaatacaaaagttagctgggtgcggtgctgcacgcctgtagtcccagctattggggaggctaaggtgggaggatcacttgatctcaggaggcggaggttgtagtgagttgcagtcacacccctgcactccagcctggttgacaaagccagaccctgtctcaaaaaaaaagaaaaaaaaaagggaagagagcCAGAGGGACTAGGAGATAATGTGTATGTAGGTTTATATGATGGGATATCACCCTGAAGAGTTGTGTCTTCTGCGGCCAATGACAAATCcaggaaataaatgaatgttgcTGATAGGGATAAATCTTGAGGCTGAGGGAGGGCAGGACAGATGTGTATGGGAAACCCCAACCCCTATATATTGTAAATAGATGGGCTGGGCTAAACATTGTTGCTGTTTCAGACTTAAACCAACTCAGCTTTTAAACAATAAAGCTCTACTCTCCTGTCTCTAGTTTGCTTTGGGTTGTTTACCATGAATACCATTAGTGGGGGGCTGAGTGATGTTTTCATATAAGCAATTGGGTGGTGCTGTGGGGAGATGAGTGGTCAGGCTTAAGCCAGCCTTGCCAGTGATGCCTGGGACTAGAAGCTGGGGATGGGCAGCTGTGCCACTCTGTCAAGATGCCTTTGTGGGTCCCCATTCCACATTCACAGCATAGCCCACTTCACTGAGGGGCTAAAAGGTTAGACAGTGACACACTGGGCCTAGGAAGACTGCGTTGCCATGGCACTCACTTCCGTGGGATGCAGAGATGGGAATGAGTGGCACTG
Above is a genomic segment from Piliocolobus tephrosceles isolate RC106 chromosome 5, ASM277652v3, whole genome shotgun sequence containing:
- the MRPS18B gene encoding 28S ribosomal protein S18b, mitochondrial, encoding MAASVLNTLLRRLPMLSLFRGAHRVQVPLQTLCTKPPSEEDSLSSIPISPYKDEPWKYLESEEYRERYGSRPVWADYRRNHKGGVPPQRTRKTCIRGNKVAGNPCPICRDHKLHVDFRNVKLLEQFVCAHTGIIFHSLYTGVCVKQHKRLTQAIQKARDHGLLIYHIPQVEPRDLDFSTSHGAVSATPPAPTLISGDPWYPWYNWKQPPERELSRLRRLYQGHLREESVPPPESMPKMPPTAPAEASFTGQTDPQSTL